TGTTGTGCATTGGGGGCATCCAGCCATGATGGGCATTGTCGTTGTGGCCATGGGTAGTGCTGTGGGCATCACTGGATGGCGAGGCCGATTAGCGTCTGATGCTACGATTGCAGGTCAAAATCGGAATGCCCATCCTAAGATTGCTGGTTGGATGTATTTGTTCATGGCTCTAGGGTTTACAGGGGGTGTTTTATCACTGGTGATGCAGCAACAACCCATTTTTGAAAGTCCTCATTTTTGGACAGGTCTATTACTGTTGAGTTTGCTGGGTGTTAATGGTCTGATTGCTTTAACAGGTTTTGGTGGCAGCAAGTCATTGCGTACGGTCCATGCCTTTGTGGGCAGCATAGCTTTAGTGTTGATGCTAGTTCATGCATTGCTGGGCTTGAATCTAGGGTTGTCAATTTAATCTAGGAATCAATTGATGACCCTATTAGGTGTCATTTTATGTTTTGCCTACATCCTGGGGCTGCTGTTCAGTGAAATTCCAGGTGGCGCTTATGTAATTTTAGGGCTGGGCATCGCAGCAGCCTTACTTGCTCGTCGGCGTTTTGTGGTTCCACAGGCGATCGCTCAACAGTTGCGGTTGCCAAAAGCTTGGCAAGTTAGATGGAATGCCAAAATTTGTCTAGCTGCTGGATTAGTTGGATTTTTGGCTAGCTTGTACTTGCAAGTTCGTACCCCCCAACCTGCATCCAATGATGTGAGCAAGTTGGTTGACTTTCCAACCGCTGCAACCGAACAGATTGTGACAGTTCAAGGCAAAGTGATTGCCTCCCCTCGGATGACTCGTAGTGGCCGAGCTCAGTTTTGGCTCAAAGCAAATCAAGTGAGCCAAGTGATTGCTCCAGAGAGAGCGAATTCTAGTCAGGCTGTGACTGGCAAGTTGTATGTCACGGTGCCGTTGTTGCAAGCAACTGGGTTGCGTTCTGGGCAGGCGATCGCGGTAACAGGAAAACTATACGAGCCGAAGCCTGCTCAAAACCCAGGGGAATTTGACTTTCGCGCTTATCTGGCGCAGGAAGGTGGATTTGCGGGTCTTAGCGGTCGCCAGATTAGCTTGCCACCCGATACATCTGTGTCGCAATGGGGTTGGTGGGCAATTCGGCAAAGGATCATTCAAACACAGGTACGCTGGTTGGGCAGTCCTGAAGGGCCGCTAGTTAGCGCTATGGTATTGGGAAGCCGTGCGGTTGATTTGCCTTATGACGTTAAGGATCAGTTTGCCAAAATTGGTTTAGCGCACGCGCTCGCCGCTTCTGGGTTTCAAACTTCGCTCATTTTAGGGTTGGTGCTGTCCCTAACTCGCCGTTTTTCAACCAAGGTGCAGATGATTTGGGGAACTGGGGCACTAGCTCTATTTGTGGGTTTGGTAGGTTTCCAACCAGCGGTGCTGCGAGCAGCTTTGATGGGATTTGGGGCGCTTATTGCTTTAGGGATGCAGCGAAAAATCAAGCCTTTGGGTTCGTTGTTGGTTGCAGCCACAGGTTTATTATTGTGGAACCCGCTGTGGATTTGGGACTTAGGATTCCAATTAAGCTTGTTGGCTACCCTGGGTTTGCTGGTTACTGTACCTCCTTTGGTAAAGCGGCTAGACTGGCTCCCACCTACGATCGCAACCCTAATGGCGGTGCCAATTGCCGCCTATCTATGGACCTTACCGCTTCAACTGTATGCTTTTGGTTTGGTCTCTCCTTACAGCATTCCGGTTAACTTTCTGACCACGCCGTTGATTGCGGTTATTAGTATTGGTGGTGTCCTTAGTGCTCTAGCTGCCTTGATTTGGCCTGTTGCGGGCAGTGCGATCGCATGGCTCCTTTACTACCCTACCCATGCGTTAATTGTTATTGTTGATTTCTTTAGCCGCTTACCAGGTAACTCGATTGCGGTAGGGACGATTTCTACACTACAACTTGTGGTCTTGTATGGTCTGGTGTGTCTGGCTTGGCTACAGACCTGGTGGCAGCGTCGCTGGTGGGCAGCAAGTCTGATTGCGGTTAGCTTAGTTGTAATGCCCGTTTGGTATAGCTACACCACTTTGTTTCGGGCGACCGTCCTAGCGACATCGGGAGAGCCGATTTTAGTGGTTCAGGATCAAAGTCGAGTTGGTTTGGTAAATAGTGGCAACGAAGCAACGGCTAGTTTAACCGTTTTACCGTTCCTGCAAAAGCAAGGAATTAATCAGATTGACTGGGCTGTAGCTACAGATACGGAGCGTAGTCGTCGTCAAGGTTGGTCTCAGATTGTCGAAAGGTTGCCAGTTAAAGCTTTGTATACAGGCGCTGTATCTACGGTCAGTTCTAGCGATCGCCAATCTGCTCAAACCCTTAACCAAGACGCTGCGTTCCCAAATTTGCCGCAGCAGCACCAACTTCTAACATCCAGCCAGACCATTCAGATTGGCTCTACGGTCGTGCAACCTATCAGTACGGATCTATCTGTTTGGGAGTTTAAGCTGCACAATCAGCCTTGGATCTGGTTGAGTCATCTTAAGAGCAGTGAACAAAATGCTTTAGTCGAGTCAGGTCAGTTAACTTCAGCCCAAGTGCTCTGGTGGACTGGAGAACCTTTGACTGACAACTTGTTAAAAGCCATCAAGCCTAAAATTGCGATCGCTTCTGCTGCTTCGGTTGACCCGAATACGATTGCTCAGCTTCAGCGCCGCAAAATTCAACTGTACTGGACTGGACGAGATGGTGCTTTGCAGTGGAAACCCGATCAAGGCTTAACTAGGACTCTAGAATCTACAGAAAACGAGGTACCTCTACTGTAAAATGAACAAATCGCTCTAAAATAAGTAGAGACTAAACCTCTGGAGAGGTGGCAGAGTGGTTGAATGCGGCAGACTCGAAATCTGTTTTGGGGCAACTCAACGGGGGTTCGAATCCCCCCCTCTCCGTTTCAGTTAGCCAAGCTAACCTTTGATTTGTTCAGGATGCGTCTACTCACTCAACTCAGCTTTTCTACGTTGAGTGTGGTTAAGTAGGGGTAAAAACTTGGGCAAGTTTTGGGCAGGAGTTGGGCATTGGGCAGATTTGATGAGGAGCTGACTAGAGCGAATCGGCAGCTAGATCGTGTGGCCATCCGAGGGCGTGGCAATAAGCTCTCAATTCGAGGAACGTTCCCGCCAAAGCCAGGGGATGGCAGCAAGCCAAAGTCTTACGAAATCTCGACGGGCAAGCCTGCCACAAGTGCTGGACTCAAGCAGGTCAGGGCGATCGCCCAAGAGATTGAAAGCCAACTCATTCGAGACAAGTTCGACTGGACACCTTTTCTGAAAGGAAAGGATAAGCCTGCTGAAACGGCGGGTGAGTGGATCGAGCGCTTTGAGGCAAACCACTGGAGCGTCACGCCTGCCACGCCAACGAAGCTGAACTCCTATCACAAAGACTATCGACTCAAGTTCAATCACTTACCGCTTGAGGAGCCCTTGACTGAGGAGTTGTTGAGGCGCGTGATTGTGGAGCGATCGAAGCCTGGAACTCGCAACCGGAAGGGCTATGCAATGGCTCTCGGCAAGTTGGCAGAGTTTGCTGGGATTGATCACAATCTTGATAAGTTGGGCAAAGGTTACTCTTCACTGAAGCCGCTAAATCCTCGCGATTTGCCTAGTGATGCGGAGATTAGGGCAACTCGGCAGAGGATTCGGAATCCGGCTTGGCAGTGGGTTTTTGATGCGATCGCCATCTACGGACTGAGGCCTCACGAGCTGTTTCGCCTGAGAACTGAGCGACTCGCAAAACATCCACCACTACTGGAAGTCGAGGACGAGACTAAAACAGGATGGCGACTTTGCTACCCAATGCCTGCTGATGACTGGAATGAGTTTGATATTCATGCGCTGAAGTTCCCGAACATCAAAATTGAGGGCAGAAATAACAATCAACTAGGGATGTCGATTTCACTGGGCTTTCGAGAGCAAGCGGTTGGCTTCCCGCCTTATGCGCTGCGGCATTGCTACGCCAGACGATGTGTTGAGATGGGATTGCCAGTCTACCTGGCGGCGAAGTCGATGGGGCATTCGGTGACGGTGCACGAAACGATTTATCGGGCTTGGATTGGCGAGGATACTGACCAACAAATTTACGATGCCATTATGGGCGATCGCATTAAAGCTTTCTCTGGTCCGGTGGAATAGCCAACAGCTTTTCAAATTCAGCCACATGCACTTGCCAGGTGGGGAGTTCTGATTCTGGGTCGCCAATGTTTCGGTAATGAGCACCATAGATTAGATCGCCTTTCTGATTAGTTGCCCGCATGCGCTCGGCCCGCTCAATCTCGGCCATGATGCGATCGCGGCTTACTCCTAGCAATGGGGCCGCTTTACCAGGGGATAGCCACAGTCCTCTAATGCCGTAAGTTTCCAGCACTCGGCTGAACCACTGCTGCTGGGCCTCAACTATTTCAAGCCGCTGATTTAGTTCAGCTAGGGTTAGCTTGGCGGTCATTTTCCCGAACCTCTTTCACTTGCTTGCGTAGGTCTCGAATCTCGGCCAGGGTTAGGTCTGGCTTTTGCTGGATTAATCGGTCAAGTTCCTGCTGGGTCATGGCGATCGCCCACCTGCGAGGGGTTTGAGTTTTTCGCGTGCCGCTGCACAATGCACCCTCAGGCTGTCCAAGTACCGCTTGAGCATGTCTTGGTCGTGCGCCAAGCTCATCACAGACGAATACCCTTTGAAGGGCAGGAAGTAATCCTCAATTCCTTTCAGGCAAAAGAGCGCGCCGTCAAAAGGCCTCAGGATTTCTGTGAGCTGCTTCTGTTCTTCAATCAGTCGCTGCTTGCGCTCCCACTTTTCGAGCCAAGGTCGGGGGAGGATGTCAGGGTTGCGATCGAGGATATAGACCTGCTCTAGAAAGTCGATTTTGTCTTCCCAGTTGCCTTTGAGAATCCAGCCATGTTCATTACGTTTGGCTGATTCCCACTTGATGAGCTGAATTTTGTATAAGTCCCAGAGTCTTTGGCGATGAGTGCGATCGGGACTGATGAGATACCAGCAACCTTCTACATGCTTGGCGATGTACTCTGGGCCGA
This region of Trichocoleus desertorum NBK24 genomic DNA includes:
- a CDS encoding ComEC/Rec2 family competence protein — its product is MTLLGVILCFAYILGLLFSEIPGGAYVILGLGIAAALLARRRFVVPQAIAQQLRLPKAWQVRWNAKICLAAGLVGFLASLYLQVRTPQPASNDVSKLVDFPTAATEQIVTVQGKVIASPRMTRSGRAQFWLKANQVSQVIAPERANSSQAVTGKLYVTVPLLQATGLRSGQAIAVTGKLYEPKPAQNPGEFDFRAYLAQEGGFAGLSGRQISLPPDTSVSQWGWWAIRQRIIQTQVRWLGSPEGPLVSAMVLGSRAVDLPYDVKDQFAKIGLAHALAASGFQTSLILGLVLSLTRRFSTKVQMIWGTGALALFVGLVGFQPAVLRAALMGFGALIALGMQRKIKPLGSLLVAATGLLLWNPLWIWDLGFQLSLLATLGLLVTVPPLVKRLDWLPPTIATLMAVPIAAYLWTLPLQLYAFGLVSPYSIPVNFLTTPLIAVISIGGVLSALAALIWPVAGSAIAWLLYYPTHALIVIVDFFSRLPGNSIAVGTISTLQLVVLYGLVCLAWLQTWWQRRWWAASLIAVSLVVMPVWYSYTTLFRATVLATSGEPILVVQDQSRVGLVNSGNEATASLTVLPFLQKQGINQIDWAVATDTERSRRQGWSQIVERLPVKALYTGAVSTVSSSDRQSAQTLNQDAAFPNLPQQHQLLTSSQTIQIGSTVVQPISTDLSVWEFKLHNQPWIWLSHLKSSEQNALVESGQLTSAQVLWWTGEPLTDNLLKAIKPKIAIASAASVDPNTIAQLQRRKIQLYWTGRDGALQWKPDQGLTRTLESTENEVPLL
- a CDS encoding DUF4079 domain-containing protein, whose amino-acid sequence is MSALSEFLELIAAWFRSLGIPEPVVHWGHPAMMGIVVVAMGSAVGITGWRGRLASDATIAGQNRNAHPKIAGWMYLFMALGFTGGVLSLVMQQQPIFESPHFWTGLLLLSLLGVNGLIALTGFGGSKSLRTVHAFVGSIALVLMLVHALLGLNLGLSI